In a genomic window of Mycolicibacterium neoaurum VKM Ac-1815D:
- a CDS encoding amidase, whose amino-acid sequence MVDTAERVRSGRLSAREVVAEALCAIETADPELNAFVHVDRDGAMTRATEIDRIVAAGQDPGPLAGVPMGVKELHAVFGWPYAMGSRLYEGRIADHTSTLVNRAVGAGAVPVGLTTSPEFGRASFTASPLHGVTRNPWNPRLTPGGSSGGSAAAVAAGMVPFSTGTDGAGSLRIPAAYCGLVGFKATYGVVPRGPRHSGVADNDHYGVLTTTVRDTARVLDSVTGLDPADRASVPAPLLEAALDEIDLRGLRVAFLPTLGGAPCDPEVAAVAEVAAQRFLATTGAVRVSVEVPIDPDCAAAFRVLSAPDVYAAVAAAGSGGPGDVEVDASVRRYVDAARELTVSTLLQAHETRARLVAATADAFEQMDLLLTPSTQVPAFDAEGPMPTEIDGHEVDHWGALAVTYPFNLTGQPAISVPAGWAGGAPCGLQIVGARHADALVLAAAAAAERSNGR is encoded by the coding sequence GTGGTGGACACCGCGGAGCGGGTCCGATCCGGACGGCTCAGCGCCCGCGAGGTGGTCGCCGAGGCGCTGTGTGCCATCGAGACCGCCGACCCCGAGCTCAATGCGTTCGTGCACGTGGATCGCGACGGCGCCATGACCAGGGCCACCGAGATCGACCGGATCGTGGCTGCCGGTCAGGATCCCGGTCCGCTTGCCGGCGTGCCGATGGGCGTGAAAGAGCTGCACGCGGTGTTCGGCTGGCCCTACGCGATGGGGAGTCGGCTCTATGAAGGGCGGATCGCCGATCACACGAGCACGTTGGTTAACCGTGCGGTGGGCGCCGGCGCGGTCCCCGTCGGGTTGACCACCTCGCCGGAGTTCGGCCGGGCGTCGTTCACTGCCTCCCCGTTGCACGGGGTGACCCGCAACCCGTGGAATCCACGGTTGACACCTGGTGGCTCCAGTGGCGGATCGGCGGCGGCCGTGGCAGCCGGGATGGTGCCTTTCTCCACCGGCACCGATGGAGCGGGGTCGTTACGGATTCCAGCCGCCTATTGCGGGCTCGTCGGGTTCAAGGCGACCTACGGTGTGGTCCCGCGCGGGCCCCGACATAGCGGGGTCGCCGACAACGATCACTACGGGGTGCTGACCACCACGGTGCGCGATACCGCCCGGGTGCTCGACAGTGTGACCGGTCTCGATCCCGCCGACCGCGCGTCGGTTCCCGCTCCGCTGTTGGAGGCCGCATTGGACGAGATCGACCTGCGTGGCCTGCGGGTGGCGTTCCTGCCCACGCTGGGCGGTGCGCCGTGCGATCCCGAGGTTGCGGCGGTGGCGGAGGTGGCCGCGCAGCGGTTTCTCGCGACCACCGGTGCGGTGCGGGTGAGCGTCGAGGTCCCGATAGATCCAGACTGTGCCGCGGCTTTTCGGGTGCTGTCGGCACCAGATGTGTACGCCGCCGTTGCCGCGGCGGGCTCCGGTGGCCCCGGCGATGTCGAGGTCGACGCGTCGGTGCGCCGCTATGTCGACGCCGCGCGTGAGTTGACCGTGTCGACGCTGTTGCAGGCACACGAGACACGGGCCAGGCTGGTGGCGGCCACCGCCGACGCGTTCGAGCAGATGGACCTGCTGCTGACACCGTCCACGCAGGTACCCGCATTCGATGCCGAGGGACCGATGCCGACCGAGATCGACGGCCACGAGGTGGACCACTGGGGTGCGCTCGCGGTGACCTACCCTTTCAACCTGACCGGCCAGCCGGCCATCTCGGTGCCCGCCGGATGGGCCGGCGGCGCGCCGTGCGGTCTGCAGATCGTGGGTGCCCGACACGCCGACGCCTTGGTGCTGGCCGCTGCCGCCGCTGCCGAGCGCAGCAACGGCCGCTGA
- the rpsH gene encoding 30S ribosomal protein S8 → MTMTDPIADFLTRLRNANSAYHDEVTLPHSKIKANIAEILKTEGYISDYRTEDARVGKALVVQLKYGPSRERSIAGLRRVSKPGLRVYAKSTNLPRVLGGLGVAIISTSSGLLTDRQAARSGVGGEVLAYVW, encoded by the coding sequence ATGACGATGACCGATCCCATCGCAGACTTCTTGACGCGTCTGCGTAACGCCAATTCGGCGTATCACGACGAGGTGACTCTGCCCCACTCGAAGATCAAGGCCAACATCGCCGAGATCCTCAAGACCGAGGGCTACATCTCCGATTACCGCACCGAGGATGCTCGGGTCGGCAAGGCACTTGTGGTGCAGCTCAAGTACGGCCCCAGCCGTGAGCGCTCCATCGCAGGCCTGCGCCGGGTCAGCAAGCCCGGCCTGCGGGTCTATGCAAAATCCACCAATCTGCCCCGGGTGCTCGGCGGCCTGGGCGTGGCGATCATCTCCACGTCCTCAGGTTTGCTCACCGACCGCCAGGCAGCTCGATCGGGCGTGGGCGGCGAAGTCCTCGCGTACGTCTGGTAG
- the rplR gene encoding 50S ribosomal protein L18 → MATTKTEAPTRKPVGQNISETRRNARIRRHARLRKKVEGTADTPRLMVNRSARHIHVQLIDDHAGVTVAAASSIEPDVRAVDGDKKAQSVRVGQLIAERAKAAGVETVVFDRGGYTYGGRIAALADAAREGGLKF, encoded by the coding sequence ATGGCTACCACGAAGACTGAAGCTCCCACCCGGAAGCCGGTGGGGCAGAACATCTCCGAGACCCGTCGGAACGCCCGCATCCGCCGTCATGCGCGTCTGCGCAAGAAGGTCGAAGGCACCGCGGACACCCCGCGTCTCATGGTCAACCGGTCGGCACGCCACATCCACGTGCAGCTGATCGACGACCACGCCGGCGTCACCGTCGCGGCGGCCTCGTCCATCGAGCCCGATGTCCGTGCGGTCGACGGCGACAAGAAGGCACAGAGCGTGCGGGTCGGTCAGCTGATCGCCGAGCGCGCCAAGGCTGCCGGAGTCGAGACGGTCGTCTTCGACCGTGGCGGCTACACCTACGGTGGCCGGATCGCCGCGCTGGCCGATGCCGCGCGCGAAGGCGGGCTGAAATTCTGA
- a CDS encoding acyl-CoA dehydrogenase family protein, giving the protein MHQLVDEKLRTRLSVPTDGPVDVSAALGIATELSGHRPGDGHTLDYLRVLVTLGVVDASLARIVEPHLDARAILHQAGVPAEEGSTWGVYAAGARGFGLTAHRGAQGWVLSGTKAWCSLAGRLSHAVVTAEVPGAGQQAFAVRLDPRHVEVLPTQWVSRGLVAIPSGPIAVNDLPATPLGGPGWYLDRPGFGWGGIGVAAVWFGIALGVRERVQRHVEEHHASPIALSQLGSIDEEMFAAQACLLHAAAAIDDATGSAALLAQRVRAVVARTCENTVRDAGYVLGPGPLVGEESYARRVADLTVYLRQHHGPRDLAYLGELVVAAGQARRG; this is encoded by the coding sequence GTGCATCAGCTTGTCGACGAAAAACTGAGAACGCGCCTGTCGGTCCCCACCGATGGGCCGGTCGACGTGTCCGCCGCGCTGGGGATCGCCACGGAGCTGTCCGGGCACCGCCCCGGTGACGGACACACGCTGGACTATCTGCGGGTGCTGGTGACCCTCGGCGTGGTCGACGCGTCATTGGCCCGCATCGTGGAACCGCATCTGGACGCACGCGCCATCCTGCACCAGGCGGGTGTGCCCGCTGAGGAGGGTTCCACCTGGGGCGTATACGCCGCCGGCGCGCGAGGTTTCGGGCTCACCGCCCACCGTGGCGCGCAGGGGTGGGTGCTCAGCGGAACGAAAGCGTGGTGCTCGCTGGCCGGCCGGCTGTCGCACGCCGTGGTCACCGCGGAGGTCCCGGGCGCCGGCCAGCAGGCATTCGCGGTGCGCTTGGACCCGCGACACGTCGAAGTGCTTCCGACGCAGTGGGTTTCTCGTGGTCTGGTGGCCATCCCGAGTGGGCCGATCGCCGTGAACGACCTTCCTGCGACACCGCTCGGCGGTCCGGGATGGTATCTGGACCGACCGGGGTTCGGTTGGGGTGGAATCGGTGTCGCGGCAGTATGGTTCGGCATCGCGCTCGGCGTGCGGGAGCGGGTGCAACGGCATGTCGAGGAACACCACGCCTCGCCGATCGCGCTCTCCCAGCTGGGCAGCATCGACGAAGAGATGTTCGCCGCACAGGCCTGCCTACTGCACGCCGCGGCGGCCATCGACGATGCGACCGGCTCGGCGGCGCTGCTGGCCCAGCGAGTCCGGGCAGTCGTGGCACGAACATGTGAGAACACCGTGCGCGATGCCGGATACGTGCTCGGACCGGGCCCGTTGGTCGGCGAGGAGTCCTACGCCCGGCGCGTCGCCGACCTGACCGTCTACCTGCGTCAGCACCACGGGCCGCGCGATCTTGCCTATCTCGGTGAACTCGTGGTGGCGGCGGGGCAGGCCCGCCGTGGTTGA
- the sppA gene encoding signal peptide peptidase SppA, which yields MFGLLTNLPGLLPDAEDVRDLIRKVDTARHNGVPRGCVLELDLQLAPPETVGFDPLMLINLGGKPLTLRQAVAAIHRAAEDDRVAGLIGRIQLSAAPPGPIQELRDAVLAFTAAKPTLAWAETYPGTLSYYLASAFGEVWMQPSGTVGLIGFATNALFLRDALGKAGVEAQFVARGEYKSAANLFTQDSYTDAHREADEALIGSLHTQVTAAVADARGLEVAAVDALADRAPLLRADAVTGGLIDRIGFRDEAYARISELAGAAATADGPDTAPRLYLSRYARATSAKPGPSMPGRKKPTIAVVTLHGPIVSGRGGPQVLPFGNSSAGGDTIAAAIREAAADDEVSAIVLRVDSPGGSVTGSETIWREVVRAREAGKPVVASMGSVAASGGYYVSMAADEIVANAGTITGSIGVVTGKLVTRGLKDKLGVGSDSVRTNANADAWSADAAFTPQQYAQVEAEADLFYTDFVERVAQGRKMSVDAVDAVARGRVWTGADARERGLVDTLGGLHTAIDRAKARAGFDADEQVRVLTYPGSSVLDMLRPKPSSQPVAATLPQAVGAVLGRSVVGAFDQAERDLTGAHALWLGGYRF from the coding sequence ATGTTCGGACTGCTGACCAATCTGCCCGGCCTCCTGCCTGACGCGGAGGATGTCCGCGACCTGATCCGCAAGGTCGACACGGCCCGCCACAACGGAGTTCCGCGCGGCTGTGTGCTCGAACTCGACCTCCAGCTCGCCCCGCCGGAGACCGTCGGGTTCGACCCATTGATGCTCATCAACCTGGGCGGCAAACCCCTGACACTGCGCCAGGCCGTCGCGGCCATCCACCGCGCCGCCGAGGATGACAGGGTCGCCGGGCTCATCGGCCGGATCCAACTGTCCGCCGCCCCGCCAGGACCGATCCAGGAGCTGCGCGATGCGGTCCTGGCCTTCACTGCGGCCAAGCCCACCCTGGCCTGGGCAGAGACCTACCCCGGCACGCTGTCGTACTACCTGGCCTCGGCGTTCGGTGAGGTGTGGATGCAGCCGTCGGGCACCGTCGGGCTGATCGGGTTCGCCACCAACGCGCTGTTCCTGCGCGACGCACTCGGCAAGGCCGGCGTCGAGGCGCAGTTCGTCGCGCGCGGCGAATACAAGTCGGCAGCAAACCTCTTCACGCAGGACAGTTACACCGACGCGCACCGCGAAGCCGATGAGGCGCTGATCGGCAGTCTGCACACGCAGGTCACTGCGGCAGTGGCCGACGCCCGTGGCCTGGAGGTCGCTGCGGTCGACGCGCTCGCCGACAGGGCGCCGCTGCTGCGGGCCGACGCCGTCACCGGCGGTCTGATCGACCGGATCGGCTTCCGGGATGAGGCCTATGCGCGGATCAGCGAGTTGGCTGGGGCGGCAGCGACGGCAGACGGACCGGACACCGCGCCGCGGCTGTACCTGTCGCGCTATGCGCGCGCCACCTCTGCCAAGCCGGGACCGTCGATGCCCGGGCGCAAGAAGCCCACCATCGCGGTGGTCACCTTGCACGGCCCGATCGTCAGCGGGCGCGGGGGACCGCAGGTGCTGCCGTTCGGCAACTCCAGTGCCGGCGGGGACACCATCGCGGCGGCGATTCGGGAAGCGGCCGCTGATGACGAGGTGTCCGCGATCGTGCTGCGTGTCGACAGCCCCGGTGGCTCGGTGACGGGCTCGGAGACGATATGGCGCGAGGTCGTGCGGGCGCGTGAGGCGGGTAAACCGGTGGTGGCCTCGATGGGTTCGGTGGCGGCCTCCGGTGGCTACTACGTCTCGATGGCGGCCGATGAGATCGTCGCGAACGCGGGCACCATCACCGGGTCGATCGGCGTGGTGACCGGCAAGCTCGTCACGCGGGGGCTCAAGGACAAGCTGGGCGTCGGGTCGGACTCGGTGCGCACGAACGCCAATGCCGACGCATGGTCGGCCGACGCGGCGTTCACGCCGCAACAGTATGCACAGGTGGAAGCCGAAGCAGACCTGTTCTACACGGACTTCGTCGAGCGGGTTGCCCAGGGCCGCAAGATGAGCGTCGATGCGGTCGACGCCGTGGCGCGCGGCCGGGTGTGGACCGGCGCCGACGCCAGAGAGCGGGGTCTGGTGGACACCCTCGGCGGGTTGCACACCGCGATCGACCGGGCCAAGGCGCGTGCCGGGTTCGATGCCGACGAGCAGGTGCGGGTGCTCACCTATCCGGGCTCATCTGTGCTGGATATGTTGCGGCCCAAGCCTTCTTCGCAGCCTGTCGCCGCGACGCTGCCCCAGGCGGTCGGCGCGGTGCTGGGCCGGTCGGTGGTGGGCGCCTTCGACCAGGCCGAACGGGACCTGACCGGAGCGCATGCCCTCTGGTTGGGTGGTTACCGGTTCTGA
- a CDS encoding helix-turn-helix transcriptional regulator, translating to MSSSPVTLAIVNDYELIVAGLAALLQPYADRVRIVELDSRTEVQIPVDVIIWDTFAAAQGDRTDVTDLVGNNHIGRVVVYSWNIDQLLIDRSLAGGVHGYLAKSLPVERLVSCLERIHAGETIVERGDGSMSMPMAWPGRDVGLSAREAEVLALITQGRTNNEIAERCYLSINTVKSIVRSTYRKLGVTRRSQAVAWGMTHDFQPDVVRIHP from the coding sequence ATGAGCAGTTCGCCGGTGACATTGGCGATCGTCAACGATTACGAGTTGATCGTCGCGGGCCTTGCCGCGTTGTTGCAGCCCTATGCCGACCGCGTGCGCATCGTCGAACTCGACTCCCGCACCGAGGTACAGATCCCCGTCGACGTGATCATCTGGGACACCTTCGCCGCAGCGCAGGGTGACCGCACCGACGTCACCGATCTGGTGGGCAACAACCACATCGGCCGGGTGGTCGTCTATTCCTGGAACATCGACCAGTTGCTGATAGACCGCTCGCTGGCCGGCGGTGTGCACGGCTACCTGGCGAAATCCCTACCGGTGGAACGGCTCGTCAGCTGCCTGGAACGCATCCACGCCGGGGAGACCATCGTCGAGCGCGGTGACGGCAGCATGTCCATGCCGATGGCGTGGCCGGGGCGGGACGTGGGTCTGTCCGCCAGGGAAGCCGAGGTGCTGGCGCTGATCACGCAGGGTCGCACCAACAACGAGATCGCCGAGCGGTGTTACCTGTCGATCAACACCGTGAAATCCATCGTCCGATCCACCTACCGCAAACTGGGCGTGACCCGTCGGTCGCAGGCCGTCGCGTGGGGGATGACACATGATTTCCAGCCCGATGTGGTCCGGATCCACCCCTAG
- a CDS encoding type Z 30S ribosomal protein S14, producing the protein MAKKALVNKANKKPKFAVRAYTRCNRCGRPHAVFRKFGLCRICLREMAHAGELPGVQKSSW; encoded by the coding sequence ATGGCAAAGAAGGCTCTGGTCAACAAGGCCAACAAGAAGCCCAAGTTCGCAGTGCGCGCCTACACCCGGTGCAACCGGTGCGGTCGTCCCCACGCGGTGTTCCGCAAGTTCGGCCTGTGCCGTATCTGCTTGCGGGAGATGGCGCATGCGGGCGAACTGCCCGGTGTGCAGAAGTCCAGCTGGTAA
- the rplN gene encoding 50S ribosomal protein L14 has product MIQQESRLKVADNTGAKEILCIRVLGGSSRRYAGIGDIIVATVKDAIPGGNVKRGDVVKAVVVRTVKERRRADGSYIKFDENAAVIIKNDNDPRGTRIFGPVGRELREKKFMKIVSLAPEVL; this is encoded by the coding sequence GTGATTCAGCAGGAATCGCGGCTCAAGGTCGCCGACAACACGGGTGCCAAGGAAATCTTGTGCATCCGGGTGCTCGGTGGCTCGTCGCGGCGCTATGCGGGTATCGGCGACATCATCGTCGCGACCGTCAAGGACGCCATCCCCGGCGGCAACGTCAAGCGTGGCGACGTCGTCAAGGCAGTGGTGGTGCGCACCGTCAAGGAACGCCGCCGCGCCGACGGCAGCTACATCAAGTTCGACGAGAACGCCGCCGTCATCATCAAGAACGACAACGACCCGCGCGGTACCCGCATCTTCGGGCCCGTCGGTCGTGAGCTGCGCGAGAAGAAGTTCATGAAGATCGTTTCGCTGGCCCCGGAGGTTTTGTAA
- the rpsE gene encoding 30S ribosomal protein S5 produces MADQAGAGSAQDNRGGRGDRGGRGRDDRGGRGRGDDRGEKSNYIERVVTINRVSKVVKGGRRFSFTALVIVGDGNGMVGVGYGKAKEVPAAIAKGVEEARKNFFRVPLIGGTIVHPVQGEAAAGVVMLRPASPGTGVIAGGAARAVLECAGVHDILAKSLGSDNAINVVHATVAALKMIQRPEEVAARRGLSIEDVAPAGMLKARREAEAVASAAAREGSA; encoded by the coding sequence ATGGCCGACCAGGCTGGCGCCGGTTCGGCGCAGGACAATCGCGGTGGCCGCGGCGATCGTGGCGGCCGAGGACGCGACGACCGCGGTGGCCGCGGTCGCGGCGACGACCGTGGCGAGAAGAGCAACTACATCGAGCGCGTCGTCACCATCAACCGCGTCTCCAAGGTGGTCAAGGGTGGTCGGCGCTTCAGCTTCACCGCGCTGGTCATCGTCGGCGACGGCAACGGCATGGTCGGTGTCGGCTACGGCAAGGCCAAGGAAGTTCCGGCCGCCATCGCCAAGGGCGTCGAAGAGGCTCGCAAGAACTTCTTCCGGGTTCCGCTGATCGGCGGCACCATCGTCCATCCGGTTCAGGGTGAGGCCGCAGCGGGTGTCGTCATGCTGCGTCCGGCCAGCCCCGGTACCGGTGTGATCGCCGGCGGTGCGGCGCGTGCGGTGCTGGAATGCGCCGGCGTGCACGACATCCTGGCCAAGTCGCTGGGCAGCGACAACGCGATCAACGTGGTGCACGCCACCGTTGCCGCGCTGAAGATGATCCAGCGTCCCGAAGAGGTGGCGGCCCGTCGCGGTCTGTCCATCGAGGACGTCGCCCCGGCCGGCATGCTCAAGGCCCGCCGCGAGGCCGAGGCCGTGGCTTCCGCCGCGGCTCGTGAAGGAAGCGCATAG
- the rpmD gene encoding 50S ribosomal protein L30, translating into MAELKITQVRGTIGARWKQRESLRTLGLRKIRQSVVREDNAQTRGLIKTVHHLVTVEEV; encoded by the coding sequence ATGGCAGAGCTCAAGATCACCCAGGTGCGCGGCACCATCGGTGCACGCTGGAAGCAGCGCGAAAGCCTGCGGACCCTCGGCCTGCGGAAGATCCGCCAGTCCGTCGTCCGTGAGGACAACGCACAGACGCGCGGTCTGATCAAGACCGTGCATCACCTCGTCACGGTTGAGGAGGTCTAG
- the rplE gene encoding 50S ribosomal protein L5 produces the protein MTTVENSAKVQPRLKQRYREEIKDALNKEFDYANVMQIPGVVKVVVNMGVGDAARDAKLINGAVNDLALITGQKPEIRKARKSIAQFKLREGMPIGARVTLRGDRMWEFLDRLVSIALPRIRDFRGLSPKQFDGSGNYTFGLSEQSVFHEIDVDSIDRPRGMDITVVTSATNDDEGRALLRALGFPFKEN, from the coding sequence ATGACCACAGTAGAAAACTCCGCCAAGGTTCAGCCCCGGCTGAAGCAGCGCTACCGCGAAGAGATCAAGGACGCGCTCAACAAAGAGTTCGATTACGCCAACGTGATGCAGATCCCGGGCGTGGTCAAGGTCGTCGTGAACATGGGTGTCGGTGACGCCGCCCGCGACGCCAAGCTGATCAACGGTGCGGTCAACGACCTCGCGCTGATCACCGGTCAGAAGCCGGAAATCCGCAAGGCGCGTAAGTCCATCGCCCAGTTCAAGCTGCGCGAGGGCATGCCGATCGGCGCCCGCGTCACGTTGCGCGGCGACCGGATGTGGGAGTTCCTGGACCGCCTGGTCTCGATCGCCCTCCCGCGTATCCGCGACTTCCGCGGCCTGAGCCCCAAGCAGTTCGACGGCAGCGGCAACTACACCTTCGGCCTTTCCGAGCAGTCGGTGTTCCACGAGATCGACGTGGACTCCATCGATCGCCCCCGTGGCATGGACATCACCGTCGTCACCTCGGCGACGAACGACGACGAAGGCCGTGCGCTGCTGCGCGCTCTGGGCTTCCCGTTCAAGGAGAACTGA
- a CDS encoding PIG-L family deacetylase, with protein MVEARPFTHREAGTDEPTWLLAAGWDDVARLDLDTLTRRCARVVVLAPHPDDETLALGATLADLGAEDVEVIVVFATHGGRGPGSTPRRIEAERAMATLGAHVQAVWWDLPDGGLPAAEQELARRLAELVDSHTVLLAPAECDGHSDHDAAARAAEAVARACSATLLNYPVWLWHWATPEDLQWSRVRTLSPTLAGLRAKESAIGCYTSQLDASEDAPIVGPSMLRRAHRAFETVLLPADPDLARRVAGHVIGPRARDDVAEPFDAMLTGTEDPWHLDDFVYERRRLGLVLACLGRERYQRVLEIGCATGQLSEELIGRADTVVALDASARALQVARQKTDAVRWICGAVPADLPNERFDAIILSEVGYFLDGPELVATLRAARRRLTVRGEIVLAHWRGPTRGIPLDGRAVHRQAAALMDLPLRARYEDVDLIVEVWGEPVSVYREYRGAS; from the coding sequence GTGGTTGAGGCCCGCCCGTTCACCCATCGGGAGGCAGGTACCGACGAGCCGACCTGGCTACTGGCCGCCGGCTGGGACGATGTTGCGCGACTGGATCTCGACACGCTCACCCGCCGCTGTGCCCGGGTCGTCGTGCTGGCACCGCATCCCGACGACGAGACGCTGGCGCTGGGGGCGACGCTGGCCGACCTGGGCGCCGAGGATGTCGAGGTCATCGTTGTTTTCGCGACCCACGGCGGTCGGGGTCCGGGGTCGACGCCGCGACGCATCGAGGCCGAGCGCGCCATGGCCACGCTGGGCGCACACGTGCAGGCCGTGTGGTGGGATCTGCCCGACGGTGGTCTACCCGCCGCAGAACAGGAGCTGGCCCGTCGGCTGGCCGAGCTGGTCGACTCGCACACCGTGCTGCTCGCCCCAGCCGAATGCGACGGGCACTCCGATCACGATGCTGCCGCCCGCGCGGCCGAGGCGGTAGCCCGGGCTTGCTCGGCCACCCTGCTGAACTACCCGGTCTGGTTGTGGCACTGGGCCACGCCGGAGGACCTGCAGTGGAGTCGGGTGCGCACGCTGTCGCCCACACTCGCCGGCCTGCGGGCCAAGGAGTCGGCCATCGGCTGCTACACAAGCCAATTGGATGCATCCGAAGATGCGCCGATCGTCGGACCCTCCATGCTGCGCCGTGCCCATCGGGCGTTCGAGACGGTGCTGCTGCCGGCAGACCCCGATCTCGCACGTCGGGTGGCCGGTCACGTCATCGGTCCTCGCGCCCGAGATGATGTGGCCGAGCCGTTCGATGCCATGCTCACCGGGACCGAGGATCCCTGGCATCTGGATGATTTCGTCTATGAGCGACGCCGACTGGGCTTGGTGCTGGCCTGCCTCGGCAGGGAGCGCTACCAGCGTGTGTTGGAGATCGGATGCGCGACGGGACAGCTGTCGGAGGAACTGATCGGGCGCGCCGACACCGTGGTGGCACTCGACGCCAGTGCGCGCGCCCTCCAGGTGGCCCGCCAGAAAACCGATGCCGTGCGCTGGATCTGCGGCGCGGTCCCGGCGGACCTTCCGAACGAACGCTTCGATGCGATCATCCTTTCCGAGGTCGGATACTTCCTCGACGGACCGGAACTGGTCGCCACGCTGCGGGCCGCTCGGCGGCGGCTCACCGTCCGTGGTGAGATCGTGTTGGCACACTGGCGTGGACCCACCCGTGGTATCCCGCTCGACGGTCGGGCAGTGCACCGGCAAGCGGCCGCGCTGATGGATCTTCCCCTGCGCGCACGCTACGAGGACGTCGACCTGATCGTCGAAGTCTGGGGTGAACCGGTGTCGGTGTACCGGGAGTACCGCGGCGCATCATGA
- the rplX gene encoding 50S ribosomal protein L24 has translation MKVHKGDTVLVISGKDKGAKGKVIEAYPTREKVLVEGVNRIKKHTAQSQNERGASSGGIVTQEAPIHVSNVMVIDSDGNPTRIGYRVDEESGKKVRVSKRNGKDI, from the coding sequence ATGAAGGTGCACAAGGGCGACACCGTGCTCGTCATCTCCGGTAAGGACAAGGGCGCCAAGGGCAAGGTCATCGAGGCCTACCCGACCCGCGAGAAGGTTCTGGTCGAAGGTGTGAACCGGATCAAGAAGCACACCGCGCAGTCGCAGAACGAGCGGGGCGCCTCCTCGGGCGGCATCGTCACGCAGGAAGCGCCGATCCACGTCTCCAACGTCATGGTCATCGACTCCGATGGCAACCCGACCCGCATCGGCTACCGCGTCGACGAGGAGTCCGGCAAGAAGGTCCGGGTCTCCAAGCGCAACGGCAAGGACATCTGA
- the rplO gene encoding 50S ribosomal protein L15 — protein MSVIKLHDLKPAPGSKTAKTRVGRGEGSKGKTAGRGTKGTKARKNVPATFEGGQMPIHMRLPKLKGFKNRFRVAYEVVNVGDIAKAFPQGGTIGVDELVAKGLVRKNTLVKVLGDGKLTVKVDVTANKFSGSAREAITAAGGSATEL, from the coding sequence ATGAGTGTTATCAAGCTTCACGACCTGAAGCCGGCCCCGGGCAGCAAGACCGCCAAGACCCGCGTCGGTCGCGGTGAAGGCTCCAAGGGCAAGACCGCCGGCCGCGGTACCAAGGGCACCAAGGCCCGTAAGAACGTCCCCGCGACGTTCGAGGGTGGCCAGATGCCGATCCACATGCGGCTGCCGAAGCTCAAGGGCTTCAAGAACCGCTTCCGGGTGGCCTACGAGGTCGTCAACGTCGGCGATATTGCCAAGGCGTTCCCGCAGGGGGGCACCATCGGTGTCGACGAGCTGGTAGCCAAGGGCCTGGTTCGCAAGAACACCCTGGTGAAGGTGCTCGGCGACGGCAAGCTGACCGTCAAGGTCGACGTCACCGCCAACAAGTTCAGCGGCAGCGCCCGCGAGGCCATCACCGCCGCAGGCGGTTCGGCCACCGAACTGTAA
- the rplF gene encoding 50S ribosomal protein L6, giving the protein MSRIGKQPVPVPAGVDVTIDGRNVSVKGPKGTLTLDIAEPIEVSRNDDGAIVVARPDDERRSRSLHGLSRTLVANLVTGVTEGYTRKMEIFGVGYRVALKGSNLEFALGYSHPVLIEAPEGITFAVETPTKFSITGIDKQKVGQIAAVIRRLRRPDPYKGKGVRYEGEQIRRKVGKTGK; this is encoded by the coding sequence ATGTCGCGTATTGGAAAGCAGCCGGTTCCGGTTCCTGCCGGAGTCGACGTCACCATCGACGGTCGGAACGTCTCGGTGAAGGGCCCCAAGGGCACCCTGACCCTGGACATCGCCGAGCCGATCGAGGTCTCGCGTAACGACGATGGCGCCATCGTGGTGGCCCGTCCGGACGACGAGCGGCGCAGCCGTTCGTTGCACGGGCTGTCCCGCACGCTGGTGGCCAATCTGGTCACCGGTGTGACCGAGGGCTACACCCGCAAGATGGAAATCTTCGGTGTCGGCTACCGCGTCGCGCTCAAGGGCTCGAACCTGGAGTTCGCGCTCGGCTACAGCCACCCGGTCCTCATCGAAGCGCCCGAGGGCATCACGTTCGCGGTCGAGACACCCACGAAGTTCTCGATCACGGGCATCGACAAGCAGAAGGTCGGCCAGATCGCCGCGGTGATCCGTCGTCTGCGTCGCCCCGACCCGTACAAGGGCAAGGGCGTGCGTTACGAGGGTGAGCAGATCCGCCGCAAGGTCGGAAAGACAGGTAAGTAA